The DNA region ATATTCCCGGATGATTACAAAAAAAAACTTATAAATAAACGGAGTAAATTGTATATCACCGAAACTTTTTCTGATGGTTATTCATACAAACTAATAGAAGAGACTGGGTCTAAAATAATTTACGATAAAGTTAAATTTTATAAGGGAACACTGCCAATCAAATGACGGTATTGACTAAATTGAATTTAAATGAAGTGGTTTTATTTGCTGTGTTGGTATAGCAATTGGCGGCGTTTTCTTTCATTCAGACACAACCTATTTTGGCGGTTGTGCCTGAAAATTAGAAGTGTTAGGATTCTTTTGGTTCGATTCCTACTTTCTTTTCTACATTTTCAATTCGTTTGAGCCATTTGTTAAGGTTCACGATGTTTTTGATATTCACACGATACTTTTGAAACTCTGGGAAAGTGAGTCCTAAATCCCAACCAATATACACATCTTTTGTTTTTGGAGAAGTTCTTAGGCTTGACCCACCGGCAATGATGGTTCCTTCCAATAGTGTTAAGTGGTCACTAATCGCACAAGCACCACCAATGATGACATTGTTTCCAAGTGTAACACTTCCTGCAAGACCAGATTGGCCAGCAATGATCACATGGTCTCCCACCTTACAGTTGTGAGCAATGTGAACCATATTGTCAAATTTACATCCATTACCTATGGTTGTATCTGTAAGGGCACCGCGGTCGATCGTGCAGTTACTTCCTACTTCCACATCATCTCCAATCACAACACGACCTACTTGTGGGACTTTATTATGTTTGCCTTCTGCGTAAACAAATCCGAACCCATCACCACCGAAACTGGAGTTTCCAAATACGATAAAACGTTTCCCAACAATTGTATCATCGAAGAAAACGCAGTTTTTTCCAATCCTTGCACCATCACCGATATGAACACGATCTCCAATTTTGACTCCATCTTCAATGATACAATCATTTCCGATGACAGAATCTTTTCCAATGGTTACAAAGTGTCCGATGTCTGTGTTGGATCCGATCTTAGCTGATGGATCAACAACAATATGTGAACTATGTTTGCCTGATGGTTGTTTTTCTGGAAAAAATTGGCGGATGATTTTTGCTGTAGCAAGTTCTACTTTTGGGACGATGATTAAGGCTTTTTCTGTTAAGGAATCCACTATATCAGGAGATACAATGAGTAAACGTGCATTGCATGTTTTGGCTTCATTCACAAAGGTTTTAGCGGCAACGAAAGAAATTTCATTTGTATTTGCCAAATTAAGAGAAGTGAGTCCTGTAAAAGAAACAGAACTGATGCTTTCTATATTGTGAAACTTTGCTTCTGGGAGTAATGACTGGAGAGTAGATAGATTGAGTTGGTTCATCTCCGATTCCTTATCAATGATTTAAGACAAGGAATCAGAGAGGTCAAAGTTTGGCTAACACTATTAGCTAGTCTTAGTCCTGATTTTTCTAATTAACCTTCGATTTTATGTGCAATGATATCATCTAAAGAGAACGATCCTGCCCCTTTGATGATTAATGGAATCGCAAGGCCCACTGCTAGGATGTGGTATTCATATCCGTAACCATTATTGTTTACAAAGAAACCGTTTGGTAAGTGTACAAGCACTGCTGCAACAACCATAGTAGCTGCAATTCCAAACGCTGCAAGGCGAGTGAAGAGTCCAAGTATGAGACCAATCGCACCAAAAAATTCTGCAACGATAGCAAGAACGCCAAAAATGTAAGGGATTCCTAAACTTCCGAAAAATCCCATTGTTCCTTCGAATCCGTATCCACCAAAGGCACCTAGAACTTTTTGTGCTCCGTGTGGGAAAATGACGAGACCTAGTGTTACACGTAGGATGGTAAGTGTAATGTCTTTGTTTGTTGCGAGTAATTTGTAAAACATAGAACCTCTTATTGCTAAATAGTTTAATATCAAACTACTTAATACTGGCGAAATCCGTCAATCCTAATTTTTCTAAAATTTTAGCCTTTTTCGTAAACTAGAAAGATTTCGTTTCCTTTGGTAAAATTGTCTTTTAGGGTCCAACCATTCTTATCGAATCCTGGAAGTTCCGTATTTCGGTCAGCAATCCCGGCAAGTCCCGTTTTACCGATGATATAGGGCACAATGGTTAAATAAATTCGATCTACCAGGTCTGCTTCCAAAAAGGAAAAGTTAAGTTTGGGCCCACCTTCGAGGAGGACATTTTTATAACCTTTTCGTTTCAGAATTCCTGTGACTTTCTTAGGATCAATGTCATCGGAATCCAAAGCAAAGATCTCGGCTTTGTTTTCCAGGCTCGTTTTGATTTCTTTCAAATTGGTCTTTGTGCAGATAATGAGAGGGATATGGTCAGATTCTTCAAAAACATGTTTGTCTGGGGGCAAAGTTCCTTTGCGAACCAAAATGACAGGCCTTGGGTTTAAGGCATTGGGTACCGCTCTGATTTTCACAATGGGATTGTCGTTGATGATAGAGTTTTTCCCTACAAGGACTGCATCGGATTGGGAACGATAGACATCCATTTGTGTTTTATCCTCACTGGACGTGAGTCCATACCAACGGCCATCTGGTCGAACGACCTTTCCGTCCAAGGTCATGGCCATATTGATCGATAATTTCATGAAATTTTCCTCCGTGAGAGATTCTGCAATTCGCGCTGGAGGATGTGGTACACCTGCATGGAGCAGGTGCCGCAGCCGGTAGAGGCCCTTGTGGTTTCTCTGATTTGTTCCATGGTCACGGCGCCAGCATGGATGGCCCGAACTAATTCATCTTCCGTCACCATTCGACATAAACAGACCCGTTTGGGTCTCATAAGGGAATTTAAATCGAAAGGATCCATACCTGAACTATTCATTTGACAGATTTACGAAAGGGAGGGAAACTCTTTAATTACTTTCAACCAAGGAAAATTCAATCACCCTCTATGTCCCAAGACAAAAACCCGGAAGCCAAAAAGAAAAAAAACCGTGAAATATTCGGATGGTGTATGTTCGATTTTGCGAATTCTTCGTATACCACAGTCATCATCAGTGTCGTTTATTGTGAAATTTTTACAAGACTTGTGGTTCCTGCCGATATCGGATCGGACAATCCGTACCGAATGGGAAATTCCCTTTGGGCTTGGGCGCTTGCCGCTTCCTATTTATTTGTCGTAGCGACAGGTCCCATTTTTGGAGCCATTACTGACTATAGTTCCAAGAAAAAACTCTTCCTTTTTCTCAGTTATATTGGCTGCGTAGTCGCGACATTTGCACTCTACTTTGTGGAACCAGGAATGGTTTTGCTGGGGATGGTTCTCGTTGCCCTTTCGAACTTTTTCTTTGCTTCGGGCGAAAACTTTGCCTCCAGTTTTTTGCCCTCTCTTGGATCCAAAGAAGACTTAGGTAAAATTTCAGGTTATGCTTGGGGGATCGGTTACTTCGGTGGGATTGGGTCTGTAGCCCTTGCGACAACTCTTGGTGATGATTACACCTTAGACAACTTCCAAAATTTAAAGTTAGTTGGACCTTACACTGCAATTTTCTTCCTTGTCGCAGCCATTCCTACTTTTCTTTTCCTAAAGGAACCTCATTTACCGTTAGGTGTTTCTCATAGTGTCAATTATTTCAAAATTGGAAAAGACCGAGTGGTGCAAACCTTAAAGGATGCTCGAAACTTCAAAGATTTAATGATCTATTTGGTCTCTTTGTTTTTCACTATGGCGGCTCTTGCCATTGTCATCTCTTTTGCTTTTATTTATGGTTCTCAAGAGATTCATATTGAAGCAGAACACAAACGGATCATGTTTATCTTCATCCAAATTTTTGCTGCCGTGGGAGCTCTTGCTTTTGGTGTGATCCAAGATAGTATTGGAGCAAAAAAAACATTTAACCTTACGCTTGTTCTCTGGCTCGTCACCTGTGGATTGATATATTATGTACATGATGTGACAAACCTGATCAATATGGTTCTTGGTAAAAATTGGACTGTTCAGTGGGTTTTTGTTTTTATTTCTTCACTAGCAGGAATGGGACTTGGTTCCACACAATCTGCTTCCAGAGCCCTTGTTGGTATTTTTAGTCCTGAGTCCAAATCGGGAGAATTTTTTGGGATGTGGGGACTTTCTGGAAAAATTGCAGGTGCAGCGGGATTATTTCTGTTTGGATACATCCAAACACTGGTAACTCTTAGAAATGCTTTCCTTGTAGTTGCTTTCTTTTATTTTCTATCACTACTCATTAATTTATTCGTAAATGAGGAAAGGGGAGTCGGAGCTGCCCAAGCTTTCCAAGAAAAACCATGATCATAGAAGACGAGGACGATTTCGAATTGCACCAGAGCCAAAGAAATTTGGCTCTCGCGACCATAGATGAACTGATGATGACGAAGATGGATCTATTGGATGCTGAAAAAAAAGTGCCTCGTTTTATTAACAATGCCCTTTCGTATTTAAAGAGGAAGTATGTGACCGAGGAGCAAACGATTTCGCAGCTCCTCATCAGTCGGAGGGAAAAACAACAAAACTAATTCGTATTGTAATCCAAAATTTTGGTAATCATTTGTTTTTGGTCTAACTCAATGTTTCTGAGTTTAAACGCAGTTTGTTTAGAAATCTTTCTCAACATCTTTTTGTAAGACATCATAATGTGCTTTTGTTTGTCATAAGGCAAAGGATCTTTTTCATCATTTAGAACCATTGCAATGTCCGGTTCAGCAGGTTGCACAGGTTCATTCGGCCAAATTGTATCAGAAGTAAGAGACCTGTAATACTCCAAACGGATATCCGAGTTTGTATCTAACTTCGCTTCCCCTTTTTCATCTTTTTCTGTGCCTTCTGATTTAGGAGATGGGTTTACAAGTCTTCTCATTTCTTTTACATGGATGGTTCCATCTGCATTCACTCGACGAAATGCCAAAATGATTTTATCTAAGTCGCTAAAGTCTTCTTTTGGATAAATATAAGCAACTCCATCATACAAAAATACTGTCGGAAAATCAATGTAAGACTGCCCTTGCGGAAGTTTGATTTCCATATAAGGTTTTCCATCTTTATCTTTTTTATACAGTTCTTTGTGTTCTTCTGGAGTATGTGCTAAATACTGCGCAGCAGTTTTATCCACACCTAACTCTTGGAGTTTTTTGATTTTTTTAAGGTTCCCGATAATACTTGCGTGTAGAGTATCAATTTCGTTATCACCAAATCCATTTTTTCTTTGAAGATCAATTTGTTTTTGGGTCTCACGTTCTTTTAAGGTAGCAGATGCCGGTTTTTCAGCGTATAGGCTTGAAATCGCAAATAGGAAATAGAGAGCGATGGAGAATCGTAAAATCATGACGTACCTCAGGAATTCTGTCTTTTATAGTATCGAATCCTTCCTTGTCGATTCTTGAATGGAACGGATCAGATTTTTCTTGTTGAAAAAAAACGGTTTAGGGCTTGGAAGAGGTCTTGTTCCGCTTCTTTGGCCTTGGGGATGAGGCCAGTGAGTTGGATGTATCCGTGGATTAGGGACGGAAAATGGCGTTCTTCCACCTTCACACCTGCCGATTGGAGGTGTTTGGCATAAGTTTCGCCTTCTTCCCGGAGTGGGTCGTAACCCGCAATCCCGAGATAGGTAGGAGGTAGGCCTTTTAATTCTTTGGGGTCGGCGAGAACGGGTGAATTTGTATGGATGAGTCTATCTTTTTGGTTGGGCAAATAGTTTTGGATGAACCAACGCATGATAGAACGAGTGAGAACATATTTCTCCCCAAAAAGTTCATAAGTCTCTGATTCTTTTGAAGTGTCGAGCATGGGGTAGAGTAAGGCTTGATAGATGGGAACAGGAACCTTGTCTTTTTTGGCCCTAAGGCAAAGCGAAGTGGCAAGTAAGGCCCCGGCACTATCGCCACAAACGGCAATGGCATTTGGTGATCCGCCAAAAAGATAGGCAGAATTACGAACATATTGGTATGCGAGCCAAACATCATCGTGAGCAGCTGGATAAGGATGTTCTGGTGCCAAACGATAGTCTACGGCAATCACAATGCTTTTTGTGTAATGAGACATTTTACGGCAAAAATTATCATGTGTTTCTAAATTGCCGATGGTGAGTCCGCCACCGTGAAAGAAGAGTATGGTGGGGAGATTTCTTTTTTGTGGGTTTGCGTTGTAGACTCGAATAGGAATGAATGATGCACTGGGAGTAGGAATGAGTTTGTCTTCGATATGAGGGATCGGAAATTCCGGTTCATCGAAGATCCGCATTTGATCGCGGTAATGCCGACGTGCTTTTTCTGGACTCATTTGTTCCATTTTAGGAAGGAACTTGGCAATGTTACATGCTAAAGCGCAGTGTGGATCCAATTGGTTTGTCTCTGGTTGGTTTGACTTACGAACCAAAGTGGAAATCCAATGTTCCGGTAACGAAAAGACAAGTTTTGCGACTGATTTTTTGATACCTAACATTAAATAACCGATAATCTTTCTTGTAACATTCTATAGATTATAAACAAACCATAACTATCCAGTTTGCAATAAGCTATCAAATCCTCCAGAACACGTTTTTTTTCTTCGGCTGTCACCTGCTTTTTTATTAATCTTAAATATTGGTAATTTGCATCTTGTCCTTCGCGGATGGAAAGGCCAAGGTGACTTTCCGAACTAAAACATGGTAAAATTTCTTTTAACGATGCTTTCCCATTTTGGCCGGGATGGTAGATCCAAAGTTTTTTAAAAGGCATCGCAAGGTCGATAAACATCGATTTGACTCTCTCCCAGAATTCTAAAAACTCAGGGAAGGCTTCTGCTGACTCTTGGATGATGAGTTTTTCAAAAAAATCATTAAAAGAGAAGATAGTAATCCCAGAGGGTAGGTCTTTTTGTAATTGGGCCAAAACGGGAACACGTGGGTCAGTTCCCAAATCTTCGTGTAAGTAGGTTTTATGAGTCAGAATGTCCTTTTCGCTATCCCAAATGTGTAAAGAATACAAGTAAGGAACATGTTGGAATGGTCTTGTTTGTGGATACAGTGGAATGTAAGGATTGATGGATTCAAAATCTAAAAAAGCTACTGTTTTTGTAACATTTGTTAGGTAATTTTCAAAGGAAACCCTATCAAAATAGGTATTTCCAGATATATGCGCTTCTTTTTGAATTCTTTGGATGGGACTTAATTCAGAATTAGGAGCCGATTCGTACGAATTGTACCCAAGGGCAAACCAGCCTTTTGCTAATTCAGAGCTGTCTCGAAAATCAAAGATCACTTTTGCATTTTCTTTTCCTTTTGCACAATGAGTTGGAGACAAACAAGTTTTGAGTGATCGGCAACTGGGTTTGGAATCTAAAAATGATAACTGTACAGGTTGTTCGTTTGTTCTACTAATTTCTTTTTGGAACTGTTCCCATTCTGATTCTCGAGTTCCCGCCTCCGCTTCCATTCGAGAAGTTATGTCTTCTATCAGTAAATAATCTTC from Leptospira noumeaensis includes:
- a CDS encoding (2Fe-2S)-binding protein, producing the protein MNSSGMDPFDLNSLMRPKRVCLCRMVTEDELVRAIHAGAVTMEQIRETTRASTGCGTCSMQVYHILQRELQNLSRRKIS
- the lpxD gene encoding UDP-3-O-(3-hydroxymyristoyl)glucosamine N-acyltransferase, which gives rise to MNQLNLSTLQSLLPEAKFHNIESISSVSFTGLTSLNLANTNEISFVAAKTFVNEAKTCNARLLIVSPDIVDSLTEKALIIVPKVELATAKIIRQFFPEKQPSGKHSSHIVVDPSAKIGSNTDIGHFVTIGKDSVIGNDCIIEDGVKIGDRVHIGDGARIGKNCVFFDDTIVGKRFIVFGNSSFGGDGFGFVYAEGKHNKVPQVGRVVIGDDVEVGSNCTIDRGALTDTTIGNGCKFDNMVHIAHNCKVGDHVIIAGQSGLAGSVTLGNNVIIGGACAISDHLTLLEGTIIAGGSSLRTSPKTKDVYIGWDLGLTFPEFQKYRVNIKNIVNLNKWLKRIENVEKKVGIEPKES
- a CDS encoding DUF2779 domain-containing protein; protein product: MFDPTLTPVTKSQFLQFLRCTNAFHLVREGLVPKPPSASFGGHLEWGDFLQICRSQFSNSNTIERTMEKEESFHKTLEWISENKSIFHAHLRFQNFVSTVEYLEYDIEREGWILWDFRPIGSVKQDILRSFYFHKKIAEGMSLNIIGFKLIRIQTKYIYPGGEIQPEDYLLIEDITSRMEAEAGTRESEWEQFQKEISRTNEQPVQLSFLDSKPSCRSLKTCLSPTHCAKGKENAKVIFDFRDSSELAKGWFALGYNSYESAPNSELSPIQRIQKEAHISGNTYFDRVSFENYLTNVTKTVAFLDFESINPYIPLYPQTRPFQHVPYLYSLHIWDSEKDILTHKTYLHEDLGTDPRVPVLAQLQKDLPSGITIFSFNDFFEKLIIQESAEAFPEFLEFWERVKSMFIDLAMPFKKLWIYHPGQNGKASLKEILPCFSSESHLGLSIREGQDANYQYLRLIKKQVTAEEKKRVLEDLIAYCKLDSYGLFIIYRMLQERLSVI
- a CDS encoding RibD family protein; this encodes MKLSINMAMTLDGKVVRPDGRWYGLTSSEDKTQMDVYRSQSDAVLVGKNSIINDNPIVKIRAVPNALNPRPVILVRKGTLPPDKHVFEESDHIPLIICTKTNLKEIKTSLENKAEIFALDSDDIDPKKVTGILKRKGYKNVLLEGGPKLNFSFLEADLVDRIYLTIVPYIIGKTGLAGIADRNTELPGFDKNGWTLKDNFTKGNEIFLVYEKG
- a CDS encoding DoxX family protein, whose amino-acid sequence is MFYKLLATNKDITLTILRVTLGLVIFPHGAQKVLGAFGGYGFEGTMGFFGSLGIPYIFGVLAIVAEFFGAIGLILGLFTRLAAFGIAATMVVAAVLVHLPNGFFVNNNGYGYEYHILAVGLAIPLIIKGAGSFSLDDIIAHKIEG
- a CDS encoding alpha/beta hydrolase yields the protein MLGIKKSVAKLVFSLPEHWISTLVRKSNQPETNQLDPHCALACNIAKFLPKMEQMSPEKARRHYRDQMRIFDEPEFPIPHIEDKLIPTPSASFIPIRVYNANPQKRNLPTILFFHGGGLTIGNLETHDNFCRKMSHYTKSIVIAVDYRLAPEHPYPAAHDDVWLAYQYVRNSAYLFGGSPNAIAVCGDSAGALLATSLCLRAKKDKVPVPIYQALLYPMLDTSKESETYELFGEKYVLTRSIMRWFIQNYLPNQKDRLIHTNSPVLADPKELKGLPPTYLGIAGYDPLREEGETYAKHLQSAGVKVEERHFPSLIHGYIQLTGLIPKAKEAEQDLFQALNRFFSTRKI
- a CDS encoding LIC13212 family protein; its protein translation is MILRFSIALYFLFAISSLYAEKPASATLKERETQKQIDLQRKNGFGDNEIDTLHASIIGNLKKIKKLQELGVDKTAAQYLAHTPEEHKELYKKDKDGKPYMEIKLPQGQSYIDFPTVFLYDGVAYIYPKEDFSDLDKIILAFRRVNADGTIHVKEMRRLVNPSPKSEGTEKDEKGEAKLDTNSDIRLEYYRSLTSDTIWPNEPVQPAEPDIAMVLNDEKDPLPYDKQKHIMMSYKKMLRKISKQTAFKLRNIELDQKQMITKILDYNTN
- a CDS encoding MFS transporter, which gives rise to MSQDKNPEAKKKKNREIFGWCMFDFANSSYTTVIISVVYCEIFTRLVVPADIGSDNPYRMGNSLWAWALAASYLFVVATGPIFGAITDYSSKKKLFLFLSYIGCVVATFALYFVEPGMVLLGMVLVALSNFFFASGENFASSFLPSLGSKEDLGKISGYAWGIGYFGGIGSVALATTLGDDYTLDNFQNLKLVGPYTAIFFLVAAIPTFLFLKEPHLPLGVSHSVNYFKIGKDRVVQTLKDARNFKDLMIYLVSLFFTMAALAIVISFAFIYGSQEIHIEAEHKRIMFIFIQIFAAVGALAFGVIQDSIGAKKTFNLTLVLWLVTCGLIYYVHDVTNLINMVLGKNWTVQWVFVFISSLAGMGLGSTQSASRALVGIFSPESKSGEFFGMWGLSGKIAGAAGLFLFGYIQTLVTLRNAFLVVAFFYFLSLLINLFVNEERGVGAAQAFQEKP